The following proteins come from a genomic window of Nocardiopsis sp. YSL2:
- a CDS encoding polysaccharide deacetylase — translation MSTTWNEGAAAVALLTFDVDAETPVLAEGHRYAEHAMTMSHQAYGPDVGVPRLLDLLDDLQVPATFFVPGWVAEQRPGLAERIQDRGHEVAHHSYSHRAPTHMAPAEEREDFERALRVFADQDIEIHGHRAAMWAATWNTATLVAEHGLVYDSSLMGDDRPYALDTGAGRIVELPVHWSLDDWQQYAFLPEPAIGSVIESPRKALELWKAELDAMRHYGCLFNLTSHPFLTGRPSRALALRALIEHAQDRGDVRFARCVDVALAAGADATLATRPVQRRPADPAVYPDW, via the coding sequence GTGAGTACGACCTGGAACGAAGGCGCCGCCGCCGTGGCCCTGCTGACCTTCGACGTCGACGCCGAGACACCCGTGCTGGCCGAGGGACACCGCTACGCCGAGCACGCCATGACCATGAGCCACCAGGCCTACGGCCCCGACGTGGGTGTCCCGCGCCTGCTGGACCTCCTGGACGACCTCCAGGTCCCCGCGACCTTCTTCGTCCCCGGGTGGGTCGCCGAGCAGCGTCCCGGGCTCGCCGAGCGGATCCAGGACCGCGGCCACGAGGTCGCCCACCACTCCTACAGCCACCGGGCCCCCACGCACATGGCCCCCGCAGAGGAACGCGAGGACTTCGAGCGCGCCCTGCGGGTCTTCGCCGACCAGGACATCGAGATCCACGGGCACCGCGCCGCCATGTGGGCCGCGACCTGGAACACCGCGACGCTGGTCGCCGAACACGGGCTGGTCTACGACTCCTCCCTGATGGGTGACGACAGGCCCTACGCGCTCGACACCGGTGCCGGACGGATCGTCGAGCTTCCGGTGCACTGGTCACTGGACGACTGGCAGCAGTACGCGTTCCTGCCCGAACCGGCGATCGGCTCGGTCATCGAGTCGCCGCGCAAGGCACTGGAACTGTGGAAAGCGGAGTTGGACGCGATGCGCCACTACGGCTGTCTGTTCAACCTCACCAGCCATCCCTTCCTCACCGGACGCCCCAGCCGGGCACTGGCCCTGCGTGCGCTGATCGAACACGCCCAGGACCGGGGTGACGTGCGCTTCGCACGTTGCGTGGACGTCGCCCTGGCGGCCGGCGCGGACGCCACCCTGGCGACCCGCCCCGTCCAGCGGCGTCCGGCGGACCCCGCCGTCTACCCGGACTGGTGA
- a CDS encoding urea carboxylase-associated family protein has protein sequence MSTSSVRTVVPARHARSVRVEAGRSVRVVDTDGGQVGDVFAFVADDPAEYHSAGHTRAHLSRLFPRKGETFVTNRRRPLLTLVEDTSPGAHDMLVPACDPQRYADLGADPGHRSCAANLAEAAAAHGISVTDAPQPINVFMNIPVIDGTDIAWHSARSRPGDAITFRAELDCVVIVSACPQDLVGINGEGPTPLAIEVLDDPGRLRSAFASADATSGKEQL, from the coding sequence ATGAGCACATCTTCAGTACGCACAGTCGTCCCGGCGCGCCACGCCCGATCCGTCCGGGTCGAGGCGGGGCGGTCGGTTCGGGTCGTCGACACCGACGGCGGCCAGGTCGGCGACGTCTTCGCCTTCGTCGCCGACGACCCGGCCGAGTACCACAGCGCCGGACACACGCGCGCCCACCTCAGCCGACTCTTCCCGCGCAAGGGCGAGACCTTCGTGACCAACCGTCGCCGCCCGTTGCTCACCCTGGTCGAGGACACCTCACCGGGCGCCCACGACATGCTCGTCCCCGCCTGCGACCCCCAGCGGTACGCCGACCTGGGCGCCGACCCGGGACACCGCTCGTGCGCGGCCAACCTCGCCGAGGCCGCCGCCGCACACGGCATATCCGTCACCGACGCCCCGCAGCCGATCAACGTGTTCATGAACATCCCCGTCATCGACGGAACCGACATCGCCTGGCACTCCGCCAGGAGTCGGCCGGGTGACGCGATCACGTTCCGGGCGGAGCTCGACTGCGTCGTGATCGTGTCCGCCTGTCCGCAGGACCTGGTGGGAATCAACGGGGAGGGCCCCACCCCGCTGGCGATCGAGGTCCTCGACGACCCCGGCCGCCTCCGTTCGGCGTTCGCGTCCGCGGACGCCACGTCCGGTAAGGAACAGCTGTGA
- a CDS encoding amidase codes for MGQRDRPRRGPFTGRGVHELGEDLRSGRVSAVELARSALDTALESGTALGAFALVDRAGADTAARRADSEIARGLDRGPLHGIPVAVKDNIDVAGLPTRAGSAHLSGDSAERDAACVRRLRAAGAVVVAKTTTHEFAYGPTGDRSVSGPVRNPHALDRMSGGSSGGSAAAVAAGIVPVALGTDTGGSVRIPAALCGVSGFKPAHGAVPAAGVFPLAESLEDVGVLAASAEDCRVAAGVLTGAPDVGGPRTPRRTRVLWLRPPPGVPAEPEVVRAARAALGPVDEVVEADWPEAAMLWDTFTAIQGAQAYDVHAERVERDAHLFDPEVLERLESAAGVPGWRYVRALRERDRARREMAELLRGYDALALPTVPLTAPRIGRRRVSVGGAETEVRSALLSLTSPWNVVGSPVLSVPAGTVSGLPVGLQLVGAKGGEDALFELAGQVERGWRAPHGPARPPS; via the coding sequence ATGGGACAGCGGGACCGGCCGCGACGCGGTCCGTTCACGGGGCGGGGCGTCCACGAACTGGGCGAGGACCTGCGGTCCGGGCGGGTGAGCGCGGTGGAACTGGCCCGGTCGGCCCTCGACACGGCGCTGGAGTCCGGGACCGCTTTGGGCGCGTTCGCACTGGTGGACCGCGCGGGGGCCGACACGGCCGCCAGGCGGGCCGACAGTGAGATCGCGCGCGGCCTGGACCGCGGTCCGCTGCACGGGATTCCGGTGGCGGTGAAGGACAACATCGATGTGGCCGGGCTGCCGACCAGGGCCGGATCGGCGCACCTGAGCGGGGACAGTGCGGAGCGGGACGCCGCATGCGTGCGTCGACTGCGTGCCGCGGGGGCGGTGGTGGTCGCGAAGACCACCACACACGAGTTCGCCTACGGCCCGACCGGCGACCGATCGGTCTCCGGCCCCGTGCGCAATCCCCACGCACTCGACCGGATGTCGGGCGGCTCCAGCGGCGGCAGCGCCGCGGCCGTGGCCGCGGGCATCGTGCCGGTGGCACTGGGCACCGACACCGGCGGGTCGGTGCGGATCCCGGCGGCCCTGTGCGGGGTGAGCGGGTTCAAACCGGCGCACGGAGCCGTCCCGGCGGCCGGCGTGTTCCCGCTGGCCGAGTCACTGGAGGACGTGGGCGTTCTGGCCGCTTCGGCCGAGGACTGCCGCGTGGCGGCCGGTGTCCTGACCGGCGCCCCGGACGTCGGCGGCCCGCGGACGCCGCGCCGTACCCGTGTGCTGTGGTTGCGGCCCCCACCGGGCGTCCCCGCCGAGCCGGAGGTGGTGCGCGCGGCGCGGGCGGCCCTCGGACCCGTGGACGAGGTGGTGGAGGCGGACTGGCCCGAAGCAGCGATGCTGTGGGACACCTTCACGGCGATACAGGGCGCGCAGGCCTATGACGTGCACGCCGAACGGGTGGAACGGGACGCGCACCTCTTCGACCCGGAGGTGCTGGAGCGGCTGGAGTCGGCCGCGGGCGTGCCGGGTTGGCGGTACGTCCGGGCACTGCGCGAGCGCGATCGGGCCCGGAGGGAGATGGCGGAGCTCCTGCGCGGATACGATGCCCTCGCCCTTCCCACGGTGCCCCTGACAGCGCCCCGTATCGGCCGGCGGCGGGTCTCGGTGGGCGGTGCGGAGACCGAGGTCCGCTCGGCGCTGCTGAGCCTGACCTCACCGTGGAACGTGGTCGGGTCCCCCGTGCTCAGCGTTCCCGCCGGCACCGTGTCAGGACTGCCGGTCGGCCTGCAACTGGTCGGGGCAAAAGGCGGCGAGGACGCGCTGTTCGAGCTGGCCGGTCAGGTGGAGCGCGGGTGGCGCGCCCCGCACGGTCCCGCCCGGCCACCTAGTTGA
- a CDS encoding LON peptidase substrate-binding domain-containing protein, translating into MPVALPIFPLNTVLFPGMSVPLHIFERRYRRLVSELLDTGSESSAAQESARGPRRFGVVWIELGHEVASESGQGAGGAETGVPTTGGSHAALPRVSATGCTAVIRDVRPYDDGRYDLVVEGGARFSVTDLSEVDPSSPDEYARASVSFLPEPLGPDVEEHAERVRDLYEVYCERLAAIGMAPETSPDLPKDPIALSYSVAASAVLDQAEKQRLLEAEDAATRLAVAARFLRRENRIVAAPTLPNLPAGPFLNNGVSFN; encoded by the coding sequence ATGCCCGTGGCACTGCCGATCTTTCCACTGAACACCGTGTTGTTCCCCGGTATGAGCGTCCCCCTGCACATCTTCGAGCGGCGCTACCGGCGCCTGGTGTCCGAACTGCTCGACACCGGGTCCGAGTCCTCCGCCGCCCAGGAGAGCGCCCGCGGGCCGCGGCGCTTCGGGGTGGTGTGGATCGAACTGGGTCACGAGGTGGCCAGTGAGTCCGGGCAGGGAGCGGGCGGCGCGGAGACGGGCGTGCCCACGACCGGCGGCTCGCACGCGGCGCTGCCCCGGGTCAGCGCGACCGGGTGCACGGCCGTGATCCGCGACGTGCGCCCCTACGACGACGGGCGCTACGACCTGGTGGTGGAGGGCGGAGCCCGGTTCTCGGTCACCGACCTGTCCGAGGTCGACCCCTCCTCCCCCGACGAGTACGCGCGGGCCTCGGTGTCGTTCCTGCCCGAGCCCCTGGGGCCGGACGTGGAGGAACACGCCGAGCGGGTCCGGGACCTGTACGAGGTCTACTGCGAGCGACTGGCCGCGATCGGCATGGCGCCCGAGACCTCGCCCGACCTGCCCAAGGACCCGATCGCCCTGTCCTACTCGGTGGCCGCCTCGGCGGTGCTGGACCAGGCGGAGAAGCAGCGGCTGCTGGAAGCGGAGGACGCCGCGACGCGGCTGGCGGTGGCCGCACGCTTCCTGCGCAGGGAGAACCGGATCGTGGCGGCTCCCACTCTTCCCAACCTTCCCGCGGGTCCCTTCCTCAACAACGGTGTCTCGTTCAACTAG